A region of Penaeus chinensis breed Huanghai No. 1 chromosome 38, ASM1920278v2, whole genome shotgun sequence DNA encodes the following proteins:
- the LOC125045896 gene encoding uncharacterized protein LOC125045896 — protein MLSGNNISYLPEAIGGLTGLQGLYIDHNQLKELPRSLATLPMLTRISCCCNSLTHLPAVTFVSRPTIFFDDNPRINYLPFSIVQQFRSGECWDPVVMQTCGCFQDTSLVNNTVHITPRRYAGENITPSLMLPPEISNITVGTHGAVEIPSLRELCLRYIWKEKKNPLNESRKLKLYKLFNCINSTSLPSHLCELIELGPIASCEAPKCRMPIFTSASIIVLSITVTARLYIEGNIVPSVVYFCSDQCAKIYVQEVKAMVDEFSIWFRNRLEQACNIILY, from the exons ATGCTGAGCGGCAACAACATATCCTATCTTCCGGAGGCCATTGGAGGACTCACAGGACTTCAGGGCCTCTACATAGACCACAATCAGCTGAAAGAATTGCCACGTTCATTGGCCACTCTGCCGATGCTCACCCGTATCTCTTGCTGTTGCAATTCTCTGACTCATCTTCCAGCTGTCACCTTTGTGAGCAGACCCAC GATATTTTTCGACGATAACCCCAGGATAAACTACCTGCCATTTTCGATTGTGCAACAGTTTCGTTCTGGTGAATGCTGGGATCCTGTTGTCATGCAGACTTGTGG ATGCTTCCAGGACACATCACTCGTCAACAATACTGTTCATATCACTCCCAGAAGATATGCAGGGGAGAACATCACGCCAAGCTTAATGCTGCCACCAGAGATATCAAACATAACAGTAGGCACACACGGTGCAGTGGAGATTCCCTCCTTGAGAGAACTGTGCCTACGCTACAtctggaaggaaaagaaaaacccaCTAAATGAATCCCGCAAGCTGAAGCTGTACAAGCTCTTCAACTGTATAAACTCAACCTCCTTGCCCTCTCACTTATGTGAGCTTATAGAGTTGGGACCAATAGCCAGCTGTGAGGCTCCCAAGTGTAGGATGCCAATTTTCACCTCTGCTAGTATAATTGTGCTATCAATTACGGTGACAGCGCGCCTCTACATAGAAGGAAATATTGTTCCCTCTGTTGTTTATTTCTGTTCGGATCAGTGTGCTAAGATATATGTACAAGAAGTTAAGGCAATGGTGGATGAATTCTCCATTTGGTTCCGGAACAGATTAGAGCAAGCATGCAATATTATTCTTTATTGA